Within Kineothrix sp. MB12-C1, the genomic segment GGAAGTTTTGTTGAAACCTCTCCAATATCCCTTCATTCTCTTCGCTATCGGAGTTATCAATTAAATTTCTAAATAGGTTGGTCAGCTCTTGGATATCTTCTTTCTGTCTCTGTACATATCTATCATCAGAAGCATACTGAGATAGCTGTTCTGTTTCCTGAGGTGTCAAATCCATCTGAACCTTGGACGTCATCTGGCGAATCGTCTGATTGCTGGCCGGAAAGCTTACCGTCTTCTGATTCACTGTCCGGTACATATTTTCAGCTTTCTTTTCAATTATCGCAATATATTCCTGATTCACTTCCAACAATGAAGTATCCGCAACATAACCACACATACCGCTGCATGGGCGCCCTCCGAGAATCTCCCAGGCAGATGATAAGCTAAGCTTTCCTTCCCTCTCCCCGTATGTGGTTGACATAACAATAGGGCACATATAAATATTGCTGATTTTCTCTTTGTCTCCGTAGAGCCAGCAGGAGTCCAAAAATTGCTGCATGAACCCGCCGATTCCATACCATTCTACCGTAGTCGCCAGAATAATACCGTCCGCCTCTTTCAAGGTTTGAGGTAACGTCGTAATACTATTTTTAAGTTCAAGCAGATGGTAACGTTCCACATTTACCCGAAGCTCTTCCAATACCTGCTGCATTCTGTTAATTACAAATAAAGTCGGGTCATCGATAAGCCCCCTGCCGCCATAATAAATATTGATTTTCATTTACATCGATTCCTTTCCCCTACATCTTCGTTCATCAAACTATAACTTTTCCATCCTCTTATTCGAAAATAATACCCATAACAAGAATGCAACTCCTACTCCGCTTAGAAATCCACCAATATGTGCAGCGTTATTAATGTTACTGCTCACAAATCCACTGTATAAGGAATAAGAGATCATAAATACTAACCGTCCCAACGTAATTTGATTCCAACGCCCCTTATGAACCAGTACAAGAAGCAAAAGTGCGCCTATCACTCCAAATACAGCACCACTGGCTCCTACCGATATTACATAATCGTGCGTATATATTTCATAGCTCATTGACAGAAGATTACCAAAAATTCCTGTGATTAAATAAATAACTGCATACTTTACATGCCCGAAGTACTTCTCTACCACTTTCCCCAAATAGAAAAGAATAAGCATATTGCTCACCAGATGATTGATATCCCAATGCAAAAAGGTGGAGGATAAAATGCGATAATACTCTTTATCATAGATTATATGTGTGGCACTAAATGCACCCTTATTATATAAC encodes:
- a CDS encoding SCP2 sterol-binding domain-containing protein, with the translated sequence MKINIYYGGRGLIDDPTLFVINRMQQVLEELRVNVERYHLLELKNSITTLPQTLKEADGIILATTVEWYGIGGFMQQFLDSCWLYGDKEKISNIYMCPIVMSTTYGEREGKLSLSSAWEILGGRPCSGMCGYVADTSLLEVNQEYIAIIEKKAENMYRTVNQKTVSFPASNQTIRQMTSKVQMDLTPQETEQLSQYASDDRYVQRQKEDIQELTNLFRNLIDNSDSEENEGILERFQQNFRPQPGFKAAYRIVIEGRKKQLIIKVENADLQCYYGTSDYADVELQLNAQILDDIIYARMTFQRAFMSGVMKLKGDFKVLRTLDHLFVF